The genome window AGGAGTGCAAGTGATTAGCGGGCCTTGCAGACGGTTGGGGGGAGTTCTTTGGACCATTTATCCACTGTCTTTGGTGACCTGGGGTCACTTCAGCACCAGCTGGTCCATTCATATTGGTATTCACTCCTTCACCTTCTTCAGTTTTTAGTTGGGAGCAGGTTTTGCGTTGCTTGGCCTGTAAGGGGACTAAACAGTGCCCCTGATTGTGGCTGGAGTTTATGGAGGATtctgctctctctcccacttctgCTCTCTCTCTTTTGTGCTTTACCTTCCAATTGGCTTAGCAAGGGGTAGAGTGGTCTTCTTCTGGGCTCTGGGATAGTAGAGTTAGGAGGAGTTGGTTGGGGATCATAATTCTTTTGTGGGAAGGTTTCATCCTGTTCTTTCTGGCTCTTTAAAGTGCATTTCAATTCCTCACAGACAGCCTTTAATTAGTTTTTCAGCTCTGTTTCTTCCCTGCTATGACTTGATTTCTGTATTACCTCCTTCCATTGTCAGATCTGTCCCAGTAAAATGAGGGACACCttacttcttctttctctttcataTGTGTGGTCTTTCCCCAGACTCTTTTAATGTCATTTAGGGGCCAATATCCCGTGCAGGTATTGTAGTTTTGCTTAATTTCCATGGAGGCTTTAGGCCGGTCAAATTGTTGTCCCTACAAGTTCTGTAAAATTTCATCTTCCAGTATATCAGGTGGGGCTTGCCCACCCTCAGCTATTGTGGGgatttcttgtttcttttccccTACCATTATTCCTTATGATTATCAGTTTCAATGGGCCTCAAGTCTTAGGCTAGTAGTGTAACCAGGGGGTGAGGGCAGACTAGAGAGCCAGAGGTATTATCTTCTTTGCCAAGTTAGACTTGGGCATATACCACtcagaaaatttcaaaattgcGGGGAGGGTGGACTGAATTTAGACAAATGTTGCAGAACTTTTAAAAGGAGGAATTCTTACCCCAGGGGCCAACATTGGTCTGTTGTCTGAGATTTAGTCCTTTATTCCTCCAGCGACCCTGCTCGCAGTGCCAAATTGTTAGATCTCATATTTTCCAATGAGAGTCTGAATCCAGTGGTAGGTTCAGGTACAACTTTATTTTGGTACAACTTCATTACAGctccagattttcttttcagtAAGGCACTCAAAAACTTCAGATTGTGTATACAGTTAAAACTTATTGTGCAGATGttaaccccctccccacccccatacTATTGGTCGGTGGTGCCGGATTATTCCTCTGTGATTGGCTGTCTGGCACAGCACCTTAAAGAGATGGGCAATCTGGTGGTCCAGCCCCGGTCACGATGTTTACACAGACTTTAATGGCATGGGGCAGGGTGTGGGGAGTACTTCTATTGCCTGAAACTCGTTTGAGTCTTTTTTGGGGTAACTTTTTTATATGTATGTGAATCTATGACTACATCAGAATCTATATCTATGGTTATCTGAGGGATATGAACTAAAGCCTACACTTAACATTGTAATAGATTGATTAAATAATTCAAGAGAAACAACTATTTAGTGTAAAGTGTTCTTATCTATGTAAGCAATTGCAGCTGCACATTCTATCTCAGCCAGTAACCTTGATTTTTACAGAGCTGCTTTTGTCCTACTTGCTGAGGCTACATTCAGCAAATATTTTCCCACATGCTCCAACTACTATAGCCCTAACATGTTTTGCAGAGCTGTTCAGGGCACTTGGTCATTTTAAGCCACCCAGTAATGAACAGACCTAACAGTGCCCATTATACTGTGAAAAACAACAGgtgtttcattttaaaaaggcTTTGTCTGTGAATCCAAATTTCTTACAGCTAGGGACTATGCTGGTCATATAAAGTGAGGTCAGAATGACCTTTCAGGAAATTAACTATTAGTGGTGAATTACAAGAATCTTGCTATCCGGGATCAGAAACTAGAATATTTTCATTTCTCGGTGTTTACATTGCAGgttaaagaaatgaatgaagtTATTGGCATTGTCTGTCCCTTGAATTTGAGGATGATGTTTATTCTAGGTAAGACTTTCTGCCCTGCATCATTATATGGCTGAACAGGTCATTTCTTGACCCAGAGATATCTGGGTACATAGGGTGGGATGTCCCATGAGACAGCGGGATCTGGAGAGCAGGATTTTCTTTATTCTGTTTTCTTCTCTGTCACCACTTGGCCTCATTGTGATGCAGTGTGGACTTAAAGTGTCATGGAGCTTGATAGGCAGTTTCTCAACATTCTGAACAATTAATTCCAAACTCTTGACTGCCATTGAAGAATGTACCCAACATTGCCTTCATCCTGATTGTCATCTTTGTGTGTGGGTGTACCTAGCTGTGCATAGGCCCTCgatatgcaaacaccaagtgctactacgtactgaggttctacctgtccttgAAGTTGCAAAGGACGGGACTGGTCTCCATGCCGTGGAATACTCCAAGTAGTTGGGTCATTCTGTACTGCCTGCCCTTCATGCAGAAATTTGCAaaggaaaacacctttgaccacaagtccatcaggaactGAGCAACATGTAGCATTTTTGTTACAGTTTATCCCGAGTCGCTCCATGATGCAGGGCTCTGTGTATGGTCTGTTCCTCAGGacacacaccaagacaaacaCTAACTGCACCTAGAGGACCATTAACTTATTGAAAGATATCCTTTAGTCTGCCCAAACCTTGTTGGCCTTCCAGAATAAGGAATGGCCTCGACCGAGTATTGCAGACTGATATGTTCCAatgtccaggactatgtgctgaggaaCATACTAGAGGAACACAAACTTGTAGTAGAGTGGTAATGCTTATACCTGTGGACCAGGAGacttgagttcaagtcccacctgcattAGAGTCATGTCAAAAcatctctgagataacaaggtatacagctggatgaacacagcaggccaagcagcatcagaggagcaggaaagctgatatttcgggcctagacccttcttcagaaacatcagccttcctgctcctctgacgctgcttggcctgctgtgttcatacagatctacaccttgttatctcggattctccagcatctgcagttcctactaccacaaaacagctctgaacaggttggGTGAAAATATCTTAAACCATTGAGGTGATCAATTGCCTGAGTGACTCCTATTCAGGACTAAGTCACTCGCACCAGGTTTCATCTTTAACAGAGCAATAACTCTATTATAATCAACCTTACTCTTTAACAAATAGCAGAGAATGGATTACCATGTGGTGATCCAGCTAAATGTCGATTCAGATGCATCTACTTTGAACCCCACTCACTCCTATTGGAAGCTTCATTTCACCAGGAAGTCCCTGATGAGACTGCCATCAGATGCAAACCAGGTTTCTGACCACCCTCACTGCAGGATTGGCACTGCCAATCAATCTGAAGATGACCACAGACTAAACATTTGGCTCATTTGTAGCTATTTCATTGTGCATTAGCAACGGCTGTCTGAATAAGTGGACTGATGGTATGAAGCAATTCACCAACACATTGTTTGTAAACACATTATTTTGCTTCAATTAAAGCATAGAAACTTTTCCACATTACAACCTCATCATAAAACCACCATGGCCTATGTAGAGTGTTGATTGAACAAGTGTGTAAACCAGACTTTGTGGTAAGGTGTAATACCACAATAACCTCGGTAATCATATGTTAAAGTTCTTTTGGGGGGTTGGATGCAGGACAGCTCACAGCATACTGTTCTGTGGCCTTACCATCATGTACTGGGCATTCAGAATTGTTGTTTAACAGTAATTTAGGAGTCTGACCTGAGCATGTGTAAAAATCCAAACAACCCACATTAAAACATATGAGCATACAAATAGGACCAGATGTAGACCATTTAGCTCTTCaagtctgctcccccattcatTAAAATCATGGTTAATCTGTTTGTGAACTGAATTCCATATGCCTATCATCTTCAATAATCCACGACTTTCCTGCCCAACAAGAAtctaccttcctccaaattaAGAATATTCATGTGATCCTGTTGCCCAATCCAATCAGGTTCATGAAGTAAGTCATTGacggctgtgccttcagctgcctgagcCCTAGACTCTGGAATTTCCTCATTAAAACCTCTCCTATCTTTcttctcctttaagatgctctttAAAACCTCCtgctttgactaagcttttgttTTAGTATCCCTGATGTTGCTCGGACTCAAGTtatttgtttgataatgctcctgtgacACACTTTGAGACATTGACTGTATTAAAATTGCTATGTAGATACAAACTGTCGCTGTCCTCTCTGGCAATGTGCTGTTGgtcagtggtgagctgcctgtttgaatcactgcaattcatttgctgtgggtagacccacaatgcccttagagagggtctttcaggattttgacccagtgacagcaaagaaacagcggtatatttacaagtcaggatggtcagtgacttggagtggaacttgtaATTGTTGTGTTCCCATAGATCTGCTGCTCTTGACCTTCAAGATGTAAAGGTTgcgggtttggaatgtgctgttgaaggagctttggtgaatttctgtagtgcaccttgtaacatagaaatatagaaaagagaagcaggagaaggccactaggtcttttgagcctgctccaccactcattgtgatcatagctgatcatccaactcagtattctgCTCTCACTTCTCCCCCAAATCCTTTGATCACATTGACTGCAAATGCTATATCCAACACTTCCTTGAAATCATACAGTGTTTTGGCCATGATTGCTTTCTGttgtagcaaattccacaggatcaccattctctgggtgaagcaatttcttctcatttcagttctaaatggtttatcctgttagaatttcataggcttctgtgagatcctccctcatttaACTGAACTCCAGCATATATAGTCCCAAACGATTTGAACTCTTTTCATATGTGAGTACCATtagcccaggaatcagtctggcaaaccCTCACTGCACTACCTCTACAGCAAGAACatgcttcctcagataaggagacaaaaattgcatacaatattccagctgtggtctcaccaaggctctgcaTAAATACAgcatatccctgctcctgtactcaatctTCTTGCTATGACATACATTTGCAATcttcatcacctgctgcacctgcatgcttatccTCACTGACTGGTGTGCAAGGACACCAAGGTCTTGTTGCATATTCCCCTCTCTAAATTTATTGCCATTTAGATAAaaatctgtcttcctgtttttgtcagaaatgtggatactctcacatttatccacaataTACTTCATCTGCTACGATTTTAGCCACtgactcagcttgtccaaatcacactgaaatatctCTACATCCTCCTCCCAGCTAAGCCCCCCCATTtagctttatgtcatctgcaaatttggagacattacatttaagtttctcatctaaatcattataatatattgtaaatagctggagtcttaacactgatttctgcagtaccccactagtcacagctTACCAATCAGAAAATGACCCGTTTATTCCGACTCTTTCTTTTCTATTTGttaaccagttttctatccatttcaatacACTACCTCCAATCCCTTTGTGGTTTAATTTAATATGCTAATCTCTTACATGGGACTTTGTTGGAAGTCATCTGAAAGTCCAGTAAaccatgtccactggctcttGCACATCAACTCTACTGGTTACACCTCAAAggattccagtagatttgtcaaatgtgatttcccATTTGTAAATCTATGGTAACATTGTCTAGCCGTGCCACTGTTTCCTAAGTGCAGATGGTGCACGCTGCTGCTATTAcacattggtgatggagggaaatgATGTTTATtcatgtggtaccaatcaaacaggctgcttagTCCTGGATAATATCAAttcttttgagtgttgttggaacagtactcatccaggcaagtgtggagacTAATCCCTGACAGATGATTCCTTCATTATAAAAAAATCCCCTCTCTGAACGTAGATAGTTGGAGATATCCTTGAAATTAGCGAATAGTGTTCAACCTTGGTTAATTACAGAGGTTTGACAGCTACAAATTTCAGCTCTGTAACCACGTAAGTTCCACACCATCATTATCATTGAGAATACTGTCACTAACATGGAGCAGGACTTCACGGACCTGATTGTTGTGGCATTGATTCAGAACTTAACTCTGGAGCCAAATGAACATTGAGACCCATGACAGATCAAATTTAACATAGATAAGTTTGACAAtgtacattttggaaggaagacCGCAATAAGGGAATGCAAATTAATAGGGACAATTGTAAAGAGATGTAGGATCAGAGAAACTTGAAGGCATACGTACTTAAATCTTTTACATTGGTAAagctgttaaaaaaaatgcaaccattgattgattgatttattgttaaatgtacccaagtacagtgaaaagctttgtttacaagcagtacaggcagatcatagtcagcaaggatgtacagatcatagggtggaGAAAGCTAGACAGAAACATACAAGTTATTTCGCACAGGGTGTGCACTaggcaaaatcaacattagcaagttcagcaatatttgaagttagagagtccattcatcagtctaagaatggcagggaagaagctgttcttgaatatgCTCATGCATGTGTTGAAGCTTCtctatcttctgtctgatggaagagtttgtaggagatcattctgGGGTGTGATGTGTCTTTGATGACATTGACAGCCTTTCTACGGTAACGGACCAACAGTAAACCgactccatggatggaaggttggcttccgtgatggtctgggctatgccaCCGCCTTCTGTAGTtcctacagtcctgggcagagcagctgtCATgtcaggccattatgcacccagacagtatgctttcaatggtgcatctgtcgATGTTGATGAAGGAcccagtggacatgccaaatttacTGAAccacttgaggaagaagaggcattgttgtgccttcttgaccgtcacatctacgtgggaagaGCAAAACTGGTTGACGGTTATCGTCACTCTTAGGAACTTCACACACTCCACCCACtcaacctcagcaccattgatgtaaATGGGGGCATGTTGACATCCtgttctgaagtcgatgatcagttctttagtttcgctgacgttgagagagaggttgttctcattgcaccatgttaccaagccctctatctcctttctgatTCGTCATTGTTTTATATCCaaggtggtgtcatcagcaaacttgtggaTGGCGTTTGTTTAGATTTTGGCAATGCTGTTGTACAGGGAGTACTGTAGGGTGTTGAGCATGtattcttgggggggggggggcgtagtGATGACTGTTCTCATGGAGGCTGTGCAATTGGCAAATCTTCAGTGATTGTGGTTTGTTGGTCAGGAAGCTGAAGATTCAGTCACAGAGGGCAGAGCCTTTGTAAACAGAAGCCTGGAAAGTGCAAAAGCTAGAAAATTTTGCTAAAATTTTATAAAACTTTTATGAGGCATCAGCTAATATTTTGTGTCCAATTCTAGACAACTCACCATAAGAGATGAGGctgaggaaatttatcagtgAAACTACTAATGGAAGACTCAGTTAGTGAATATTCAAGGGAAGCTGTGATTGTTCTCCTTATAGAAGAGGAACTTAAGTGAACATTTGATGCAACTGTCGTTGATGTCGAAGAGCTTCATGATGTCTGGAGAAGGATCCTTAAACAGAGGGCATGGATTTATAACAACTAACAAAGGATCCAGAGGCAAAATTAGGAAAGATATCCCATCAGCACTGCCAAAAAGGATGTTGAAAACACCTCAGTTGTAACATTCCAAAAGAAAATAGAACATgtagcatagaacagtacagcacagtacaggcccttcagcccacgatgttgtgccgacctattatcctaagaACAATCTACGCAGCAcaccctatattttactatcctccatgtgtttATTCaggagtcacttaaaagtctctaactaaaagtatctgactccaccaccactgccggaagcacattccacacgcccgccactctctgtgtgaagaacctgcctctgacatctcccctatacgtTCCTCCgatcaacttaaaattatgctctctcgtaatagtcatttccaccctgggaaaaagtctctgactatccactctatctatgcctctcatcatcttgcaaacctctaacaagtcacctctcatccttcgtcacgCCAATGAACATAGAcctagcttcctcaacctttcctcataagaccagccctccagtccaggctgcatcctggtaaagctggatgaacacagcaggccaagcagcatcttaggagcacaagagcctagacccttcatcagaggttggtccagagggaggagggtaacttcttcaggttaggcatccctggaagaggctttgcagtgaggtctgatgaagggtccaggcccgaaacatcagcttttgtgcccctaagatgctacttggcctgctgtgttcatctagcttcacactttgttatcttggattctccagcatctgcagtttccattatctccgatctagcatcctggtaaatctcctttacaccctctctaaagcttctacatctttcctgtaatgtggtgaccagaactgaacacaatattcctagTGTGGTCTaaacagagttttatagagctgcagcataacctcatggctcttaaactcaattcccctgccaatgaagccaacacactgtacgccttctttacaaacctatcaacttgggtaacaACTTTGAGGGACACATGGATGTGGACCTTAAACCCCTCTACTCCTCCACATTGCTGAGACTcctgccattagccctgtattctgcattcagatttgaccttccaaaatgaatcacttcacacttttctgggttgaattccatctgccacttcattgcccagctctgcatcctgtcaacgtcccattacaacctacaacagccctccatgctgtccacaactcctccagccttcatgtcatcagcacaCTTACTGACTCACCCTTCCACTTTCTCATCTAAACCATTTATAAAGATAATcagccccagaacagatccctgcagcacaTCACAAGACACcaaactccaggctgaatattttccaactactcccaccctctgtcttctatcggacagccagttttgttttCAGACAGCGAGAGAGTTTGGATAAATAATGGAAGATGGTCTACAAGGGAAATAGTAGGGAACAAGAATGGTGTTAGAGAGAATTTCAGAAGCACAACAGCACAATCACAATGCTGTAAATCACTTAATAAGAACAtaacaaactgcaaatgctgtaaatcagacacaaaaacagaagttgctgggaaagttcagcatgtctggcaccAGCcagggacagaaatcagagttaatgggaactgcagatgctggagaattccaagataataaaatgagaggctggatgaacacagcaggtcaagcagcatctcaggagcaggaaagctgacgtttcgggcctggacccttcatctctgatgaagctgaaacgtcagcttttgtgctcctgagatgctgctgggcctgctgtgttcatccagcctcacattttattatcacagaaatcagagttactgttttagGTTTGATGGACCTTTGTCTGAACTAAATggggtgaatggcttggagacaataaggtctgcagatgctggaagccagagtctgtaGGTGTGAGGCTACAGCAGGTCAGAGAAGAGGGAAAGTCAACATGTCAAGCCCACACGCTTGGTCAGGCAAATGGCTTACCGTGTGTATGTGAGAtcacaagatgtggagctggatgaacacagcaggttaagcagcatctcaggagcaggaaaagggtccagacccaaatgtcagctttcctactcctctgatgttgcctggcctgctgtgttcctccagccctgcaCCGATTACCACACTCCACCAGGACCAGCTCCTCCTTCCCCATCTGTGCGAGAGATCATATATAATGTgtattggggagggggaggggaaaagggcgGAGCTActctgccagaaggatgtgggaaGCAGCCAATGGGAGGGCGTGGTGCTACGGCGTCGCGTCCAATGGATGCGGGGGGATAGGGGCGGACGTTAGAATTCGAACGGAATTTCTGGTCTGATCTTTTTATTCGTGTTTCCAATTTCCATCGCCCAACGGCCATGATTTTCCTCAAGGTTCCGCTCAGCAAGTCTTCGTTAGAAGTTTGCCAGGCGATTGGCCAAGCAATAGCCTGCCTGGGCCCAATCAAAGTAAAGTGCTACTGAATAGACTGTAAAATTCTCCAGGATTTATTCAGGTGGCGCTTAATAAATTCGTTAGATTGTTTAATAAATTCAGGGATATCCGGCCCTCCATTCGACTTTAGAACAGGGTTTATGAGACATTGCCGAGTGCGTTACCAGGGCGTTACTGAGTGACACAGCACCGGCCAGTGACATGGGGAGGCCCAGTGATCTCGACCAATCACAGAGCGAGGCCTAGTGGTCCCGGCCAATCATAGTGCGGGACACAAAGGTTCTGGCCATTCAGCGTGGGCGTTGGGGGCGGGATCAGGTACAAAATGGCGGCGATGGCCCGAGTGGATTTTCGGTGTTGGTGAAAATCTGTGGAAAAAAATATCGGGAAGAAATAATCGATTTAAAACCATCAAAAAAGGGATTCAGTCGGTAGATTAATGAATTATCTGAGGTAAACTGTCGATTTAAAAGCGTCGATTGTTTCTATTCCTTCCCAAGGGGAAAGGGAAATAATGAAGGAGTACCAGTGAAGGAACGGCGGCGAGGAGATAGTGCAATCCGCCCGTTTTTATATCAGTCTGTATTTTTAGTGGAAGATTGATTTTTGTCTTTTCCTGCAACCTGGATTGCTAATTCCTGTCGTTAAGGAATATGAAGGAGAAAGACGTGTCGCCTAAAACTGGCGGAAAACGCGGTGAGGAAAGGCGAAGCGGCCATCACCAACAGCCGAGGAAAATTGGGAATACCCACAACAGCATCAACAGGAACAACAAAAACCACGGCAATGCCAAGAGGGCTCGCAACATTAGCGGCAAAAGGACCAACAACAGAGATTATGATGTTTACCCTCCCAACCGGACTACTAATAACTTGAGTCTTTCTTCCGCTTCCTCAAGGGCAAGTAGGACTGAGAGACAGCCTGCTGAATACAAAACCCTCAAGATCAGCAATCTGGGTTCCCAGTTGAGTGATGGTGCCATTGAGGATGGCCTCTTCCACGAGTTTAAGAAGTTTGGGGATGTCAGTGTGAAGatttccagggatggtgatgaaaGAGTGGCCCTGGTGAATTTCAGACATTCTGAGGATGCTAAGGCTGCTAGGCACGCCAAGGGCAGATTGGTACTGCATGATCGCCCTCTAAAAATTGAAACAGTTTATCCTCCTCCAAAAGGAAGAAGTTACTCCCCTGAAATGGATGGGTATTCTGCACCAAGTGTCCAAGGCAACCGACACAGGCAAAGATCTCTGTCCCCTGCTGGACTTGGTTACAGAGAGCATAGAACTCAGCAACGCAGTTCTTTGGGGCGTCAGttaccacccccaccacctccccctcctccacctcagAGAGATTTGGAAAGAGAGCGGGATTATGCCTTTTATGAAGGCAGGGCACGTGCTGCTTACACACTTGATAGAACCACATTTAGGGAGGATGAAATCTTGCCAGAAGATGACAAAAGAGCTAACAGGACGTTGTTTATTGGTAACTTGGACCCTTCAGTGTCACAAAATGACCTTCTGCTTGCGTTTGAAAGGTTTGGCGTTATCTTGGAGGTGGATATCAAGAGGCCACCACGTGGGCAAGGAAATTCTTATGGTTTCCTGAAATTTGAAAACTTGGACATGGCCCATCGAGCTAAGATGGCAATGTCAGGAAAAGTAATTGGACGAAATCCCATCAAAATTGGATATGGGAAAGCAACGCCTACCACTCGATTGTGGGTTGGAGGATTGGGTGCCTGGGTTCCTGTAGCAGGTCTTGCAAGGGAATTTGATCGATTTGGGACCATAAGATCAATTGACTACAGAAAGGGAGACAATTGGGCTTATATTCAGTATGAAAGCTTGGATGCTGCACAAGCTGCATGTACTCAGATGCGTGGCTTTCCCTTGGGTGGACCAGATCGACGTCTAAGAGTTGACTTTGCGGATACAGAACATCGTTATCCTCAACAGTATCTGCAGGCCTTGCCTCTACCTCCTTTTGATTTGATTGGAGATGGCCTTCTTCCTCGAGGTGCAGAGTGTCTGAGGGGTagggaaagaaattctcctcCAATGCATTACAGAGAAAGAGAGCTTTTCCCAGGCAATGACTGGCATGTCCTTTCAGTCcgggaaagaaacagaaatagcCATGAACAGTTCGATCATCTGGATCGTGAAGTCAGGGATAGCTGGTCTCTTGAACGTGGGCGTGACCATATTTTGCAAAATTGGGACCaaagaaggaaaaggagaggCCCTCCAGATACACGCCCAGCTGATTGTTCTCCTAGCAATGACCGCTCCAGAAAACGACGATGCATTTCCCCGGATCGCAGCCCGGGTAATAGCAGTCGTGATGGTGGACGCCACAGTGATTCAGACCGTGATGTTAAGAATGAGCGGTATTCGCCCAGTAGGGATCGTTgtaacagcacagaaaaagtgCCCTGTGGTAAACATGAGACCAAAACTGTCAATGTGAATGAAAAGGATAAAGACCGCAAACATAGAACTACAGAATGTGCAAGTCCCACAAGGAGCAAGACTAAATCTGACTCCAGCAATGCCAAAGCATCGGATGGCTTCCGGGAATACGAACGCAAATTAAATGTAGCCTGGCATGGAATGCTGGTACTGAAGAATAGTTCTTTTTCCACAAACATGCACTTCCTTGAGGGTGATCTTGGCGTTGCGGCCAACTTATTAATGGATGTCTCAACTGGTGGAAAAGTCGCACAGTTAAAAATCACTCAGCGCTTACGACTAGATCAGCCTAAATTGGATGAGGTAACAAGACGCATCAAGGCATCAGGCACTAATGGCTATTGTGTCCTATTGGCTGTACCAGCATTGAACAGCATGGAAAATGTAGAAGGAATGTCAGCTTCTGTAGAGCAAGTCACTTCACCACAGAGACCACTGAGGAACTTGGTGTCCTATCTAAAACAAAAGCAGGCAGCTGGTGTCATTAGCCTGCCT of Stegostoma tigrinum isolate sSteTig4 chromosome 21, sSteTig4.hap1, whole genome shotgun sequence contains these proteins:
- the rbm15 gene encoding RNA-binding protein 15 yields the protein MKEKDVSPKTGGKRGEERRSGHHQQPRKIGNTHNSINRNNKNHGNAKRARNISGKRTNNRDYDVYPPNRTTNNLSLSSASSRASRTERQPAEYKTLKISNLGSQLSDGAIEDGLFHEFKKFGDVSVKISRDGDERVALVNFRHSEDAKAARHAKGRLVLHDRPLKIETVYPPPKGRSYSPEMDGYSAPSVQGNRHRQRSLSPAGLGYREHRTQQRSSLGRQLPPPPPPPPPPQRDLERERDYAFYEGRARAAYTLDRTTFREDEILPEDDKRANRTLFIGNLDPSVSQNDLLLAFERFGVILEVDIKRPPRGQGNSYGFLKFENLDMAHRAKMAMSGKVIGRNPIKIGYGKATPTTRLWVGGLGAWVPVAGLAREFDRFGTIRSIDYRKGDNWAYIQYESLDAAQAACTQMRGFPLGGPDRRLRVDFADTEHRYPQQYLQALPLPPFDLIGDGLLPRGAECLRGRERNSPPMHYRERELFPGNDWHVLSVRERNRNSHEQFDHLDREVRDSWSLERGRDHILQNWDQRRKRRGPPDTRPADCSPSNDRSRKRRCISPDRSPGNSSRDGGRHSDSDRDVKNERYSPSRDRCNSTEKVPCGKHETKTVNVNEKDKDRKHRTTECASPTRSKTKSDSSNAKASDGFREYERKLNVAWHGMLVLKNSSFSTNMHFLEGDLGVAANLLMDVSTGGKVAQLKITQRLRLDQPKLDEVTRRIKASGTNGYCVLLAVPALNSMENVEGMSASVEQVTSPQRPLRNLVSYLKQKQAAGVISLPVGGSKEKDHTGVLHAFPPCDFSQQYLQTSARTLAKSEEDCLVIIIVRGTA